The sequence below is a genomic window from Chitinophagaceae bacterium.
ATCCACTCCGGATTTTGAGTTTCCACCATACTTATAAGGAACTGTCATCCATTCATCCATGAATTGGAAGAGCGCAAGATTGTTGATTTCTTCTGGTGTGCCAAGCAGGTTTGCATATTCTTCCTGGTAAGAAATCAGGAGTGTAGCTTCGGTTGCGCCTTTATGCTTTGAAATAGTATCATTAATCGCTGCCTCTCTTTTTTCTTTTGATGAAGCAGGCGGTTTTATGGAAGACGTTTTCTTTTGAGTGCTGCACGAATACAACATCATCAAAACAATGAACCCAGCTATATATGAGTTGATTTTATTCAGCCGACAGTGAATTGTAAGCGTTACCAATGTTAGCAATGATATCGCTTGCTGATAGAGATTGCACGGATGTTTTATTCACAGCAATGTCGCCTGCCAGCCCGTGTAAATAAACTCCCAGCAGACAGGCTTGGAGCGGATTACATCGCTGCGCAAGTAAACCTGTTATGATGCCTGTGAGCACATCACCGCTGCCACCCTTTGCCATACCTGGATTCCCGGTAGGATTGAAGTAGCTCCATCCTTCCGGTGTGGTGATGCAGCTATAAGCGCCTTTGAGCACAATGTAAATTGAATGTTGTTTTGAAATTTGTAACTGACGCTGATGTCTTTCGTACCAATTATTTGTTTGCCCGGCAAGTCGTTCGAATTCTTTAAGGTGAGGGGTGATGATGCAATTCTTTGGCAGAAGATTCAATCCTTTCTTTTGCGTTGAAATAATATTCAGCGCATCAGCATCAAAGACTGTAGGGACATTTACATTCTTAATAAGACTCAAAAATATGTTTGCTGCAATTTTATCAGTGCCGATGCCCGGACCAAATCCGGCAGCAGAAAATCCTGTCCAATTGAATCCTTTTCTTGGTTTTTCTGAATAGCTTAATGTCATCACTTCCGGAATTGCAATATTCAAAGTGCTTTCCGTTGTTTCGGGAACATGAACAGTGGTAAGACCTGCGCCGGTTCTCATACATGCGGCACTGCATAAAACAGCAGCTCCCATTTTGCCATGATTGCCTGCGTGAATAAAGGCATGGCCGAAAGTTCCTTTGTGATCAAATTTTCCGCGATCTGGAAGCATCGCTTGTACATCTGCCCGCTCTGTTATAAAGTGATCAGCGGTTATTGATGCAATCAAATCTTTATGCAGACCGATCGCTGCTGTTTCCCATCTTCCAACCACATAAAAATTTTCCGGAAACAGGAAGGAAAGTTTTGGCTGCTGAAAAGTAATGGTATGATGTGCGCAAAAAATAAGGCCGTCACTTACAATATCCGCAAATAGTCCGCTTGGAATGTCAACTGCAACTTTGATGTTTTTCTGTTTATTAAGAAAACTCACGAGGTCTGCTGCAAGACCAGTTAGCGACCTGTTCAGACCCGAACCAAAAAGTGCATCAACTGTAATATCATGAGCACTTAATTCAATCAAGCCGGCAGCAGTTGCCACATACTGAATGCAGTGCTCATTTATTTCCTTCAACCTTTCCAGATTGATTAAAAGATCAGCGGAATAACTTTTACTATCAGCCAGCAGATAAACTGCAACTGAATAATTTTTTTGCAAAAGCAACCTCGCAATGGCGAGACCATCACCTCCATTGTTGCCGTATCCGCAGAAAATATGAATGCTGTTTGTTGTAGAATAGGTTGCGATGAATAATTCAACAAATGCTGAAGCTGCGCGTTCCATCAGGTTGATGCTGCTGATTGGTTCGTGCTCAATGGTATAGCGGTCCGCCTCCCTGATTTGTTCTGCCAAAAGAATTTTAATCACGCCACTTCAAAATTGATACATGTAATTTTATTTCAACTGTCAAAAAGCATCAACTGATGATTCTCTTAATCAACCTTAGCTGGTGCGAATATTTTTTTTGCTGTTCATTGAAGATACCATAGTGATCAATGTTGTCAATCCTGACACGGCCCGAAGCATGAATGATTCTTTGATTTTCAAGAATTATTCCTACGTGATTTATTTTTCCTTCTTCATTATGGAAAAATGCAAGGTCGCCTGTGCGTGCCTGATCAATGAAACTAACCAATACGCCTTGTTCACTTTGTTGCCACGCATCACGCCGCAATTGTATTCCGGCGAGTTTGAAAACCACATTGGTTAATCCCGAGCAGTCAATTCCAAAAACAGATCGACCTCCCCAGAGATAAGGTGTATTCAGGAATCTCAATGCGAACTCCGGTATCTGTTGTGAAATATTGGGCGCTGACGGATCAGTAACGGCTCCGCTGAAATTAAATTCTTCTTCATTTATCCTGAATTTGTTTTCATGATAATAAGGCAAGGAGCTACCTGCTAGCAGTTGAAGTGTACGGAATTTGCTTTTAGCAAATCCCGTCGTATCAAGCGAACAGGAATTTGCGGCAGAAGTAATTTCACGGAAATTTTTTTGGGTAAT
It includes:
- a CDS encoding NAD(P)H-hydrate dehydratase, translating into MIKILLAEQIREADRYTIEHEPISSINLMERAASAFVELFIATYSTTNSIHIFCGYGNNGGDGLAIARLLLQKNYSVAVYLLADSKSYSADLLINLERLKEINEHCIQYVATAAGLIELSAHDITVDALFGSGLNRSLTGLAADLVSFLNKQKNIKVAVDIPSGLFADIVSDGLIFCAHHTITFQQPKLSFLFPENFYVVGRWETAAIGLHKDLIASITADHFITERADVQAMLPDRGKFDHKGTFGHAFIHAGNHGKMGAAVLCSAACMRTGAGLTTVHVPETTESTLNIAIPEVMTLSYSEKPRKGFNWTGFSAAGFGPGIGTDKIAANIFLSLIKNVNVPTVFDADALNIISTQKKGLNLLPKNCIITPHLKEFERLAGQTNNWYERHQRQLQISKQHSIYIVLKGAYSCITTPEGWSYFNPTGNPGMAKGGSGDVLTGIITGLLAQRCNPLQACLLGVYLHGLAGDIAVNKTSVQSLSASDIIANIGNAYNSLSAE
- a CDS encoding C40 family peptidase, translated to MNFAICDLSVIPLRADTSDKSEMLSQILFGEVVEVQERTKQWLRVRTFWDSYDGWIDEKQVQPITQKNFREITSAANSCSLDTTGFAKSKFRTLQLLAGSSLPYYHENKFRINEEEFNFSGAVTDPSAPNISQQIPEFALRFLNTPYLWGGRSVFGIDCSGLTNVVFKLAGIQLRRDAWQQSEQGVLVSFIDQARTGDLAFFHNEEGKINHVGIILENQRIIHASGRVRIDNIDHYGIFNEQQKKYSHQLRLIKRIIS